The following are encoded in a window of Sphaerisporangium siamense genomic DNA:
- a CDS encoding helix-turn-helix transcriptional regulator: MDVSVIGLTDEAVEVYRYFLRNPGAGVGSIRQGLDLDPDSVEAAVETLANLQLIDLADRHRVVATEPRIGIERLIEERLNELNTAIRRVLAARDAIAAFVEDQRHGENATSMLDIERVEGLDRVRQRLDDLGFFSYRETLCLHPGGPLSPGAIETALPLDTRSLRRGLAVKAVYHPKALDDPLMSAYLRDVVGLGGQIRITEDPMDRMVIFDRSVAVVPIHPKESARGALLVREAGLVSQLVTYFDGVWDAAVDFREFTEPSTDGPLLSDLERRVLAVMATADKDEIAAREIDVSVRTYRRYVADLMARLGAVNRFQAALRAKEENWI; encoded by the coding sequence ATGGACGTTTCCGTGATCGGACTCACCGATGAGGCGGTGGAGGTCTATCGCTACTTCCTGCGAAACCCGGGCGCCGGCGTCGGATCGATCCGGCAGGGCCTCGACCTCGACCCCGACAGCGTCGAAGCCGCCGTGGAGACGCTGGCGAACCTGCAACTGATCGACCTCGCCGACCGGCACCGGGTGGTCGCCACCGAACCCCGCATCGGCATCGAGCGCCTCATCGAGGAACGCCTCAACGAGCTGAACACCGCGATCCGCCGCGTGCTCGCGGCCCGCGACGCCATCGCCGCCTTCGTCGAGGACCAGCGGCACGGCGAGAACGCCACTTCCATGCTCGACATCGAGCGCGTGGAGGGCCTGGACCGCGTGCGCCAGCGGCTGGACGACCTGGGCTTCTTCTCCTACCGGGAGACCCTGTGCCTGCACCCGGGCGGCCCGCTGTCGCCCGGAGCCATCGAGACCGCGCTGCCCCTGGACACCCGCTCCCTGCGGCGCGGCCTCGCGGTCAAGGCGGTGTACCACCCCAAGGCCCTGGACGACCCGCTGATGTCCGCCTACCTGCGCGACGTCGTCGGCCTCGGCGGCCAGATCCGCATCACCGAGGACCCCATGGACCGCATGGTGATCTTCGACCGCAGCGTCGCGGTCGTGCCGATCCACCCCAAGGAGAGCGCCAGGGGCGCCCTGCTGGTCCGCGAGGCCGGCCTGGTCTCCCAACTCGTCACCTACTTCGACGGCGTCTGGGACGCCGCCGTCGACTTCCGCGAGTTCACCGAGCCCAGCACCGACGGGCCGCTCCTGTCCGACCTCGAGCGCCGCGTGCTCGCCGTGATGGCCACCGCCGACAAGGACGAGATCGCGGCGCGCGAGATCGACGTCTCGGTGCGCACCTACCGGCGCTACGTCGCCGACCTGATGGCCAGGCTCGGCGCCGTCAACCGTTTCCAGGCCGCGTTGCGCGCCAAAGAGGAGAACTGGATCTGA
- a CDS encoding NAD-dependent epimerase/dehydratase family protein: MLVSVTGGTGFVGAHSVAAFVRDGHRVRLLVRDPAKAARVLAPLGVDAGAVELVPGDVTDEPSVARATRGAEAVLHAASVYSFDSRRHAETRRTNERGTAVVLGAARRAGVRRVLHVSSVAALFPGTPGPGGRVIDADSPVGRPRETYMASKAAAEAVARAHQEDGAPVVITYPPALLGPHDPNLGDQTSRLRAVLRGLTPMWPGGGFPLGDVRDTAELHARLLTAPDDVPGRHFGPGRYLTTRAYVDVLREVTGRALPAVFLPAAAMLPAGALAGLLQRVWPWHIPAEYGAIYTCACATRVAGHASTYGIAPRPVAETAADTVRWLHETGRLTAGQAGAAARRPGLVSGGAR, translated from the coding sequence ATGCTGGTAAGCGTGACCGGCGGCACCGGATTCGTCGGCGCACATTCGGTCGCGGCCTTTGTGCGCGATGGCCACCGCGTCCGCCTGCTCGTGCGCGACCCCGCGAAGGCCGCCCGCGTCCTCGCGCCGCTCGGCGTCGACGCCGGCGCCGTCGAGCTGGTCCCGGGCGACGTCACCGACGAGCCGAGCGTTGCGCGGGCGACGCGCGGCGCCGAGGCCGTCCTGCACGCCGCCTCGGTGTACTCCTTCGACAGCAGGCGGCACGCCGAGACGCGCCGCACCAACGAGCGCGGCACGGCCGTCGTGCTCGGCGCCGCCCGCCGGGCGGGCGTCCGGCGCGTCCTGCACGTCTCCAGCGTCGCCGCCCTGTTCCCCGGAACCCCCGGCCCCGGCGGGCGGGTGATCGACGCGGACTCGCCGGTCGGGCGGCCCCGCGAGACGTACATGGCGAGCAAGGCGGCCGCCGAGGCCGTCGCCCGGGCCCATCAGGAGGACGGGGCGCCCGTCGTCATCACCTACCCGCCCGCGCTGCTCGGCCCGCACGACCCGAACCTCGGCGACCAGACCTCGCGGCTGCGCGCGGTGCTGCGCGGCCTGACGCCGATGTGGCCGGGCGGAGGCTTCCCCCTCGGGGACGTGCGCGACACCGCCGAGCTGCACGCCCGGCTGCTCACCGCGCCGGACGACGTGCCCGGCCGGCACTTCGGCCCCGGCCGCTACCTCACCACCCGCGCGTACGTGGACGTGCTGCGCGAGGTCACCGGCCGCGCCCTGCCCGCGGTGTTCCTCCCGGCCGCGGCGATGCTCCCGGCCGGGGCGCTCGCCGGTCTGCTGCAGCGGGTGTGGCCGTGGCACATCCCCGCCGAGTACGGCGCCATCTACACCTGCGCCTGCGCCACCCGGGTGGCCGGGCACGCGAGCACCTACGGGATCGCCCCCCGGCCCGTCGCCGAGACCGCCGCCGACACGGTGCGCTGGCTGCACGAGACGGGCCGCCTGACCGCCGGGCAGGCGGGGGCGGCGGCCCGCCGGCCGGGCCTTGTGTCAGGAGGAGCGCGATGA
- a CDS encoding acyl-CoA carboxylase subunit beta, whose protein sequence is MAALRERRDGLRDRIVAGRPDGVARQHALGKLTARERIDALLDEDSFIELDMYRRHQAHGLRIEENRPHTDGVVTGSGTIHGRRVFVYAQDFTVFGGSLGAAHAAKIHKVMDLAISTGAPLIGLLDSGGARIQEGVVALSGYGGIFQRSVQASGVIPQISVVLGPCAGGAAYTVALADFAFMVRDIAQMYLTGPDVVAAVSGQRVSHAELGGADVHGGRSGLATFVYDDERSCLAEVRYLVSMLPANNMEFPPAEPPRDATADERPRLAGIVPVEPNKPYDMRLVMAEILDDGDFMEVHQDWAQNVVCALGRLDGEVVGVVGNQPMVLAGVLDVTASQKAARFVRFCDAFNIPLVTLIDVPGFLPGVDQEHAGIIRHGAKLLYAYCEATVPRVHVIVRKAYGGAYIVMDSRTIGTDLSLAWPTNEIAVMGAEGAVNVIFRKELAASMDPARLRAELVAEYTEQLMHPHYAAERGLVDDVIDPVQTRAAVARGLAMLRNKRRPAPQRKHGNVPL, encoded by the coding sequence ATGGCGGCGCTGCGCGAGCGGCGCGACGGCCTGCGCGACCGCATCGTCGCCGGCCGTCCCGACGGCGTCGCCCGCCAGCACGCGCTCGGCAAGCTCACCGCGCGCGAGCGCATCGACGCCCTGCTCGACGAGGACTCGTTCATCGAGCTGGACATGTACCGCCGCCACCAGGCGCACGGCCTGCGCATCGAGGAGAACCGCCCGCACACCGACGGCGTCGTCACCGGCTCGGGCACCATCCACGGCCGCCGCGTCTTCGTCTACGCCCAGGATTTCACCGTCTTCGGCGGCTCGCTCGGCGCCGCGCACGCGGCGAAGATCCACAAGGTGATGGACCTGGCCATCTCCACCGGCGCGCCGCTGATCGGCCTGCTCGACAGCGGCGGCGCCCGCATCCAGGAGGGCGTGGTCGCGCTCAGCGGGTACGGCGGCATCTTCCAGCGCAGCGTGCAGGCGTCCGGCGTGATCCCGCAGATCAGCGTCGTGCTCGGCCCGTGCGCCGGGGGAGCGGCCTACACCGTGGCGCTCGCCGACTTCGCCTTCATGGTGCGCGACATCGCCCAGATGTACCTGACGGGGCCCGACGTCGTGGCGGCCGTCAGCGGCCAGCGCGTCAGCCACGCCGAGCTCGGCGGCGCCGACGTGCACGGCGGGCGGTCGGGCCTCGCGACGTTCGTGTACGACGACGAGCGGAGCTGCCTGGCCGAGGTCAGGTACCTGGTGTCGATGCTGCCCGCCAACAACATGGAGTTCCCCCCGGCCGAGCCGCCCCGCGACGCCACCGCCGACGAGCGACCCCGGCTGGCCGGCATCGTCCCCGTCGAGCCGAACAAGCCCTACGACATGCGGCTCGTCATGGCCGAGATCCTCGACGACGGGGACTTCATGGAGGTGCACCAGGACTGGGCGCAGAACGTCGTCTGCGCGCTCGGCCGCCTCGACGGCGAGGTGGTCGGCGTGGTCGGCAACCAGCCCATGGTGCTGGCCGGGGTGCTGGACGTCACCGCCTCGCAGAAGGCCGCGCGCTTCGTCCGGTTCTGCGATGCCTTCAACATCCCCCTGGTCACGCTCATCGACGTGCCCGGCTTCCTGCCCGGCGTCGACCAGGAGCACGCGGGCATCATCCGGCACGGCGCCAAGCTCCTGTACGCCTACTGCGAGGCCACCGTGCCGCGCGTCCACGTCATCGTCCGCAAGGCCTACGGCGGCGCGTACATCGTCATGGACTCCCGCACGATCGGCACCGACCTGTCCCTGGCGTGGCCGACCAACGAGATCGCGGTCATGGGCGCGGAGGGCGCCGTCAACGTCATCTTCCGCAAGGAGCTGGCCGCCTCGATGGACCCGGCCCGGCTGCGCGCCGAGCTGGTCGCCGAGTACACCGAGCAGCTCATGCACCCGCACTACGCCGCCGAGCGCGGCCTGGTGGACGACGTCATCGACCCCGTGCAGACCCGCGCGGCGGTCGCGCGCGGCCTGGCGATGCTGCGCAACAAGCGCAGGCCCGCGCCGCAGCGCAAGCACGGCAACGTGCCGCTGTGA
- a CDS encoding GDSL-type esterase/lipase family protein, which translates to MGDSISQGREGDHTWRYRLSRSLARHGVPARFAGPWRGTWVPSAAQPPGGRPAPPGHPAYAGPYREGLRFPDSRHYACWGRRLDEAKDNIADAVAEHRPDWLMVALGFNDLAWGVCGPDRLLAAMDAFVHQARRAAPEIGLLVADVVHRTPLEEHPHLERDVAAYNRRLPALLRGSSTARSPVAQVGLGVVYDARTDSYDGVHPNELGEIKIARAFAEVFLGTAAIRRPAPVPG; encoded by the coding sequence GTGGGCGACTCGATCAGCCAGGGCCGGGAGGGCGACCACACCTGGCGCTACCGGCTGTCCCGGAGCCTGGCCCGCCACGGCGTCCCGGCGCGCTTCGCCGGGCCGTGGCGGGGCACCTGGGTGCCCTCGGCGGCCCAGCCGCCGGGCGGCCGTCCCGCGCCGCCCGGCCACCCCGCCTACGCGGGACCGTACCGGGAGGGGCTGCGCTTCCCCGACAGCAGGCACTACGCGTGCTGGGGGCGCCGGCTCGACGAGGCCAAGGACAACATCGCGGACGCGGTCGCCGAGCACCGCCCCGACTGGCTGATGGTCGCGCTCGGCTTCAACGACCTGGCCTGGGGCGTCTGCGGCCCCGACCGCCTGCTCGCCGCCATGGACGCCTTCGTCCACCAGGCCAGGCGGGCCGCCCCCGAGATCGGCCTGCTGGTGGCCGACGTGGTGCACCGCACGCCGCTGGAGGAGCACCCCCACCTGGAACGCGACGTCGCCGCCTACAACCGGCGGCTGCCCGCGCTCTTGCGGGGGTCGTCGACGGCCCGCTCGCCGGTCGCGCAGGTGGGCCTCGGCGTCGTCTACGACGCGCGCACCGACAGCTACGACGGCGTGCATCCGAACGAGCTCGGCGAAATCAAGATCGCGCGGGCGTTCGCCGAGGTGTTCCTCGGCACGGCCGCGATCAGGAGGCCGGCGCCCGTCCCGGGCTGA
- a CDS encoding alpha/beta fold hydrolase, translating to MRNHFVLVPGPWMGAWVWEPVTRGLRARGHPVSPVTLSGLANAEADVSTVGLATHVEDVLTLLEQEDLRDVILVGHSYSGIVAGQVADRAPGRVAHTVFVEGFLPHHGKSMLHAFPERQRAGELRLIAENRGRWPTPDVTIVADGQDLSFQQANWLVERFVGHPGHTLSEPAVLTRPLEQQRATYVVCAKDHFGGKISPDVAAMRGRPNWSFHTLNTGHWPMVSAPDQLVALLSSISSGASLASESR from the coding sequence GTGAGAAATCATTTCGTCCTGGTTCCCGGCCCCTGGATGGGCGCATGGGTCTGGGAGCCGGTGACCCGCGGGCTCCGCGCCCGGGGGCATCCCGTCAGTCCGGTCACCCTTTCCGGGCTGGCCAACGCCGAGGCCGACGTGTCCACCGTCGGCCTCGCCACCCACGTCGAGGACGTCCTCACCCTCCTTGAGCAGGAGGATCTGCGGGACGTCATCCTCGTGGGGCACAGCTACTCGGGCATCGTGGCCGGTCAGGTCGCCGACCGCGCGCCGGGACGCGTCGCCCACACCGTGTTCGTGGAGGGGTTCCTGCCCCACCACGGCAAGTCGATGCTCCACGCCTTCCCCGAACGCCAGCGCGCCGGCGAGCTGCGCCTGATCGCCGAGAACCGCGGCCGCTGGCCCACCCCCGACGTCACGATCGTCGCCGACGGGCAGGACCTGTCGTTCCAGCAGGCGAACTGGCTGGTGGAACGCTTCGTCGGCCACCCCGGGCACACCCTGTCGGAGCCCGCGGTGCTCACCCGCCCGCTGGAGCAGCAGCGCGCGACCTACGTCGTCTGCGCCAAGGACCACTTCGGCGGCAAGATCTCCCCCGACGTCGCCGCGATGCGCGGCAGGCCCAACTGGTCCTTCCACACCCTCAACACCGGTCACTGGCCGATGGTCTCGGCCCCCGACCAGCTCGTCGCCCTGCTCAGTTCCATCTCCTCCGGCGCCTCGCTCGCCTCCGAGTCCCGCTGA
- a CDS encoding 4'-phosphopantetheinyl transferase family protein — MNAPSLKAGECHVWWARPQDRRIESLIGVLDAVELQRVPTYRRDEDRIRFVTACWLLRTAAGAQLGVAPEEVPVERGCDGCGKPHGRPRILSPDPLHVSVSHSGERVAVALTATGPVGVDVEVVPDAPLRELVRCALSPAESAALETLPEEERHAAFARLWTRKEAVLKATGHGLRIAPNKVEVSEAWEHPELIAWPLEIPPAALQLRTLFPGDGYTGAVAIITDHLPITVVERNAAELGPADFPAAAPLAA, encoded by the coding sequence GTGAACGCCCCTTCCCTCAAGGCCGGCGAGTGCCACGTCTGGTGGGCGCGCCCGCAGGACCGCCGGATCGAGAGCCTGATCGGCGTGCTCGACGCCGTGGAGCTGCAACGCGTGCCCACGTACCGCCGTGACGAGGACCGGATCCGCTTCGTCACGGCGTGCTGGCTGCTGCGCACGGCAGCGGGCGCGCAGCTCGGCGTGGCGCCCGAGGAGGTGCCCGTCGAGCGCGGCTGCGACGGCTGCGGCAAGCCGCACGGCCGCCCGCGGATCCTGAGCCCCGACCCCTTGCACGTGTCGGTGTCCCACTCGGGAGAGCGGGTGGCCGTCGCACTGACGGCCACCGGCCCGGTGGGCGTCGACGTGGAGGTGGTGCCGGACGCCCCGCTGCGCGAGCTGGTGCGCTGCGCGCTGAGCCCGGCCGAGTCCGCCGCGCTGGAAACCCTCCCGGAGGAGGAGCGGCACGCCGCCTTCGCGCGGCTGTGGACGCGCAAAGAAGCCGTTTTGAAGGCCACGGGTCACGGTCTGCGGATCGCCCCGAACAAAGTGGAGGTCAGCGAAGCCTGGGAGCATCCGGAACTGATCGCCTGGCCGCTGGAGATCCCTCCGGCCGCGCTGCAACTGCGCACGCTTTTCCCCGGCGACGGGTACACGGGCGCCGTCGCGATCATCACCGACCATCTTCCGATCACGGTGGTCGAAAGGAACGCGGCGGAGCTCGGTCCCGCCGACTTCCCCGCCGCCGCGCCTCTGGCCGCGTGA
- a CDS encoding WS/DGAT/MGAT family O-acyltransferase → MRQLSALDAQFLNFESETNVANVAGLSILDGEVSRDDLLKLVEERSALVPQLRQRLVPVPLGLDHPYWAQDEALDLDYHVREVALPAPGSDRQLAAQVARLHARLLDRHRPLWEMYLVHGLSGGRTALYTKMHHAAIDGMGGADVLAAFMDIEPDPPRREPEHPVEPDRAPEAAEMVVRTAARLAANPAYLLRFLVEAVPHLDEIPIVSRLPGAVPVSRATRGLRAWLRGDEEEVPELPRLAVPRTPFNGPVSAHRRFAFTQLPLDEIKQVKNAFGYTVNDVVMTLVATAVRRWLLDHDALPDEPLVAGVPFSLREDPRAPGNQVTLMITSLDTQVADPRERLRAVHEAMGRIKDRFNLAPARWLRTLSESMPAALTGLAHRAAFGLAAQTTPAVNLMISNVPGPQIPLYVCGRRLLAQYPVSVISDASGGVNITAFSYDGRVDVGVIACRGMVPDVWSLTTYLHEALEELKALS, encoded by the coding sequence GTGCGGCAGCTCAGCGCGCTCGACGCGCAGTTCCTCAACTTCGAGAGCGAGACGAACGTCGCGAACGTCGCCGGGCTGTCGATCCTCGACGGCGAGGTGTCCCGCGACGACCTGCTGAAGCTCGTCGAGGAGCGTTCCGCCCTCGTCCCGCAGCTGCGGCAGCGGCTCGTCCCGGTGCCGCTCGGCCTCGACCACCCCTACTGGGCGCAGGACGAGGCCCTCGACCTGGACTACCACGTGCGCGAGGTCGCCCTGCCCGCGCCGGGCAGCGACCGCCAGCTCGCCGCGCAGGTCGCGCGGCTGCACGCCCGGCTTCTGGACCGCCACCGTCCGCTGTGGGAGATGTACCTCGTCCACGGCCTGTCCGGCGGCCGTACGGCGCTCTACACCAAGATGCACCACGCGGCGATCGACGGCATGGGCGGCGCCGACGTGCTGGCCGCGTTCATGGACATCGAACCGGACCCGCCGCGCCGCGAGCCCGAGCACCCCGTGGAGCCCGACCGCGCCCCCGAGGCGGCCGAGATGGTCGTCAGGACCGCCGCACGGCTGGCCGCCAACCCCGCCTACCTGCTGCGGTTCCTGGTCGAGGCCGTCCCGCACCTCGACGAGATCCCGATCGTCTCCCGGCTGCCCGGCGCCGTCCCCGTCTCCCGCGCGACCCGCGGGCTGCGCGCGTGGCTGCGCGGCGACGAGGAGGAGGTGCCCGAGCTGCCCCGGCTCGCGGTGCCGCGCACGCCCTTCAACGGTCCGGTGTCCGCGCACCGCCGCTTCGCCTTCACCCAGCTCCCGCTGGACGAGATCAAGCAGGTCAAGAACGCCTTCGGGTACACCGTCAACGACGTGGTGATGACGCTGGTGGCGACCGCCGTGCGCCGCTGGCTGCTCGACCACGACGCGCTGCCGGACGAGCCGCTGGTGGCGGGGGTGCCGTTCTCCCTGCGCGAGGACCCCCGGGCGCCGGGCAACCAGGTCACCCTCATGATCACCTCGCTGGACACCCAGGTCGCCGACCCGCGCGAGCGGCTGCGCGCCGTCCACGAGGCGATGGGACGGATCAAGGACCGCTTCAATCTGGCCCCCGCCCGCTGGCTGCGCACGCTGAGCGAGAGCATGCCCGCCGCGCTCACCGGCCTCGCCCACCGGGCGGCGTTCGGCCTGGCCGCGCAGACGACCCCGGCCGTCAACCTGATGATCTCCAACGTGCCGGGCCCGCAGATCCCGCTGTACGTGTGCGGCCGGCGGCTGCTCGCCCAGTACCCCGTCTCCGTGATCTCCGACGCGAGCGGCGGCGTCAACATCACCGCCTTCTCCTACGACGGGCGCGTCGACGTGGGCGTCATCGCCTGCCGGGGCATGGTGCCCGATGTCTGGTCGCTCACCACCTACCTGCACGAGGCGCTGGAGGAGCTGAAAGCCCTGAGCTGA
- a CDS encoding GntR family transcriptional regulator: MSEYVYERIAAELRDAILGGGLTPGTRLPRHADLARQYGVSEIVVRQAIDDLKNAGLVETRGRGGTWVRERPPVRRISSERYLADLGPQTVPQTSFTRDQGITWEQYRLDTAYRWIDADERLAGLFGVEPGARVLERHFVFYAAGVPAQVSRPCLLAADVEGTPVADSRNEPWPGGTINQLRTLGIEVDDIRESVTTRMPTPQEAQTLRVAQGVPVFAITRLMLAAGRVVEVADPIVIPGDRAILDYSIPLRR, translated from the coding sequence GTGTCTGAGTACGTCTACGAGCGCATCGCGGCGGAACTGCGCGATGCGATCCTCGGCGGCGGACTCACCCCCGGCACCCGCCTTCCCCGCCACGCCGACCTGGCCCGCCAGTACGGGGTGTCCGAGATCGTCGTGCGGCAGGCGATCGACGACCTGAAGAACGCGGGCCTCGTCGAGACGCGCGGGCGCGGCGGCACCTGGGTGCGCGAACGGCCGCCCGTGCGCCGCATCTCCTCCGAGCGGTACCTGGCCGACCTCGGCCCGCAGACCGTGCCGCAGACCTCCTTCACGCGCGACCAGGGGATCACCTGGGAGCAGTACCGCCTGGACACCGCCTACCGGTGGATCGACGCCGACGAGCGCCTGGCCGGGCTGTTCGGCGTCGAGCCCGGCGCGCGCGTGCTCGAACGCCACTTCGTCTTCTACGCCGCCGGCGTGCCCGCGCAGGTGTCGCGGCCGTGCCTGCTGGCCGCCGACGTGGAGGGCACGCCCGTGGCCGACTCGCGCAACGAGCCCTGGCCCGGCGGCACGATCAACCAGCTCCGCACGCTCGGCATCGAGGTCGACGACATCCGGGAGTCGGTGACGACGCGCATGCCGACCCCGCAGGAGGCGCAGACGCTGCGCGTCGCGCAGGGCGTCCCGGTGTTCGCGATCACCCGCCTGATGCTGGCGGCCGGGCGCGTGGTGGAGGTCGCCGACCCGATCGTCATCCCGGGCGACCGCGCGATCCTCGACTACAGCATCCCGCTGCGGCGCTGA
- a CDS encoding gamma-glutamyltransferase family protein: MESTRYARLGMVCTIDHLATTAGVTMLGRGGSAADAAIAANAVLAVTAPHACGLGGDLFALVHDGQGPPRTLNASGRAGSGADPDRLRAEGHERMPFKKDIRSVPVPGCADGWVALHARYGRLPLEEILAPAVRYAESGFPASPLLAPAASALPGVDGPVAPGAPLRRPGVARALAALGADGRDGFYLGEFGAGLLALGRDPEAGGTAAGEYSEADLARVNADWVEPIGVHAFGHDVWTVPPNSQGYLLPLALAIAEGLGLPAAPGDPLWAHLLAESARAAGHDRPDVLFEGAPVDGVLATANERRAGIDPARRSRLRALVAPGDTTYLCAVDAEGMGVSLIQSNAAGFGSMLFEPATGINLHNRGLGFCLVPGHPAEYGPGRRPPHTLAPALVTRPDGALRAVLGTMGGDSQPQILLQVLARLLVSGQTPGEAIGAPRWRLGPGDSGFDAWADPDGATLDIEEGAPWAEGLRGRGHDVRLLPFGGAFGHAHLIDVRPDGTLAGAADPRAIISSAAGL, from the coding sequence ATGGAGTCCACGCGGTACGCCAGGTTAGGCATGGTTTGCACCATCGACCACCTGGCCACGACGGCCGGAGTGACCATGCTCGGCCGCGGCGGCTCCGCGGCCGACGCCGCCATCGCCGCCAACGCGGTGCTCGCCGTGACCGCTCCCCACGCCTGCGGCCTGGGCGGAGACCTGTTCGCGCTCGTCCACGACGGCCAGGGCCCGCCGCGCACGCTCAACGCCTCCGGCCGCGCCGGGTCCGGGGCCGACCCCGACCGGCTGCGCGCCGAGGGGCACGAGCGCATGCCGTTCAAGAAGGACATCAGGTCGGTGCCCGTGCCCGGCTGCGCCGACGGCTGGGTCGCCCTGCACGCCCGCTACGGCCGCCTCCCGCTGGAGGAGATCCTCGCCCCGGCCGTCCGGTACGCCGAGTCCGGCTTCCCCGCCTCGCCGCTGCTCGCCCCGGCGGCGTCCGCGCTGCCGGGCGTGGACGGCCCCGTGGCGCCGGGCGCGCCGCTGCGGCGGCCCGGCGTCGCCCGCGCGCTCGCCGCCCTCGGCGCCGACGGCCGCGACGGCTTCTACCTCGGCGAGTTCGGCGCGGGCCTGCTCGCGCTCGGCCGCGACCCCGAGGCCGGCGGCACGGCGGCGGGGGAGTACTCCGAGGCCGACCTCGCCCGCGTGAACGCCGACTGGGTGGAGCCGATCGGCGTCCACGCCTTCGGGCACGACGTGTGGACGGTGCCGCCGAACTCCCAGGGATACCTGCTGCCCCTCGCGCTGGCCATCGCCGAGGGCCTCGGCCTGCCCGCCGCCCCCGGCGACCCGCTGTGGGCGCATCTGCTGGCCGAGTCCGCGCGGGCCGCCGGGCACGACCGCCCCGACGTGCTCTTCGAGGGCGCCCCGGTGGACGGCGTGCTGGCCACGGCGAACGAGCGCCGCGCGGGCATCGACCCCGCGCGCAGGTCGCGGCTGCGCGCCCTGGTCGCGCCGGGCGACACGACGTACCTGTGCGCCGTCGACGCCGAAGGCATGGGCGTGTCGCTCATCCAGTCGAACGCCGCCGGGTTCGGCAGCATGCTCTTCGAGCCGGCGACCGGGATCAACCTGCACAACCGCGGCCTCGGGTTCTGCCTGGTCCCCGGCCACCCCGCCGAGTACGGCCCCGGCCGCCGTCCACCGCACACGCTGGCCCCCGCGCTGGTCACCCGGCCGGACGGGGCGCTGCGCGCGGTGCTCGGCACCATGGGCGGCGACTCCCAGCCCCAGATCCTGCTCCAGGTGCTGGCGCGCCTGCTGGTCTCCGGGCAGACGCCCGGCGAGGCGATCGGCGCCCCTCGCTGGCGGCTCGGCCCCGGGGACAGCGGATTCGACGCCTGGGCCGACCCGGACGGGGCGACGCTGGACATCGAGGAGGGCGCCCCGTGGGCGGAGGGCCTGCGCGGGCGCGGCCACGACGTGCGGCTGCTGCCCTTCGGCGGCGCGTTCGGGCACGCCCACCTCATCGACGTACGCCCCGACGGCACCCTCGCGGGCGCCGCCGACCCCCGGGCGATCATCTCCAGCGCCGCCGGTCTCTGA
- a CDS encoding SDR family oxidoreductase, with amino-acid sequence MTEKTALIVGGTSGIGLATARRLNALGTQVHVAGRTRARLDAVAASDPKITVHQADGGDAAQVTELLGALGTVDWLILSLSGGEGMGPIADLDLDALRRAFDAKFWVQLTTLKAALPHLAPDGSITLISAISARMAMPGTAGLAALNGAVESLVRPLAVELAPIRVNAVSPGLVDTPWWDAMPEDARRAYFAHAAGLLPARRVATADDVAEAVVLAATNPNVTGTVLESDGGARLVSLA; translated from the coding sequence ATGACCGAGAAGACCGCGCTGATCGTGGGCGGGACGTCCGGGATCGGCCTGGCCACGGCACGGCGGCTGAACGCGCTGGGCACCCAGGTCCACGTCGCGGGCCGGACCCGGGCCCGGCTCGACGCCGTCGCGGCGAGCGACCCCAAGATCACCGTGCACCAGGCGGACGGCGGGGACGCCGCCCAGGTGACGGAGCTGCTCGGCGCGCTGGGCACGGTGGACTGGCTGATCCTGAGCCTGTCCGGCGGGGAGGGGATGGGCCCGATCGCCGATCTCGACCTGGACGCCCTGCGCCGGGCCTTCGACGCCAAGTTCTGGGTGCAGCTCACCACCCTCAAGGCCGCCCTGCCCCACCTGGCCCCCGACGGATCGATCACCCTGATCAGCGCGATCAGCGCCCGCATGGCCATGCCGGGCACGGCGGGGCTCGCGGCGCTGAACGGCGCGGTGGAGTCGCTCGTCAGGCCGCTGGCCGTCGAGCTGGCCCCGATCCGGGTGAACGCCGTCTCCCCCGGACTGGTGGACACCCCCTGGTGGGACGCGATGCCCGAGGACGCGCGGCGGGCCTACTTCGCGCACGCGGCCGGGCTGCTGCCCGCCCGGCGGGTCGCCACCGCCGACGACGTCGCGGAGGCCGTCGTCCTCGCGGCGACCAACCCCAACGTGACCGGCACCGTGCTGGAGAGCGACGGCGGCGCACGCCTGGTCTCCCTGGCCTGA
- a CDS encoding TetR-like C-terminal domain-containing protein — MFPEPRFHPAIPAGTPPHSVRSGPTPARGRGDLPAGPPPGAVADIGFGTLGYRLLATREPLDEALIGDLVRVLTAA, encoded by the coding sequence GTGTTCCCGGAGCCCCGGTTCCACCCGGCGATCCCGGCCGGAACGCCGCCGCATTCCGTGCGGTCGGGGCCGACGCCGGCGCGCGGGAGGGGCGACCTGCCCGCCGGCCCGCCGCCGGGCGCCGTCGCCGACATCGGCTTCGGCACGCTGGGGTACCGGCTGCTCGCCACCCGCGAACCCCTGGACGAGGCCCTGATCGGCGATCTCGTCCGTGTCCTGACGGCGGCGTGA